Part of the Nitrospirota bacterium genome, ATCTGCGTATCGAGACCACGGACCACGGTCGCGTCGATGCCTCGCGGTGGGGCGACCGGGCAAAAGAACGCGTGGGCAACTTGCGCAAACGCTAAGGTCGGATTGGCGACGACAATATGAGGATTGGAAATTTCAGCCAGGCGCCGATGGGAAAGGAGCATCCCGGCAGCGGTGGGACCGCCCACCTTGAGCATCCGGTCCCCTGTGACGAAGGTCAGGTCGTTCGGGCCGGCTTCTTCAAAACTGGCCAGGCTTGTGATGCTGGCTTGTGGCGACCCCACAAGTTCTCCGCCGACGACGTGGTGGATCTGTGCCAATGTGACGGGGGTACGTGGACGCGTGGCCATGGTGTTACGATTTCTTTTTGTTTTTCGGCTTAGACGGCTTCGCCGGTTTTTTTGTCGGGGCTGCGGAGGGCGCGTTCCCCAACCGTTTTTCAACGTAAGCCACGACATGGCCCACGGTCGTCAGTCCCACAAGGTCTTGGTCAGGAATCTGGAGATCGAAGGCCTCCTCGATACGGTAGAGCAGTTCGATCACGGCCATTGAGTCGAGACCTAAATCGTCACGCAGATGTTGGGTGATGAGGATCGTTGCGGGATCGCGTTTTAAGTACTCACCCAAAGAG contains:
- a CDS encoding acyl carrier protein yields the protein MATDPIVSLKIRTSLGEYLKRDPATILITQHLRDDLGLDSMAVIELLYRIEEAFDLQIPDQDLVGLTTVGHVVAYVEKRLGNAPSAAPTKKPAKPSKPKNKKKS